The following DNA comes from Allobranchiibius huperziae.
GCCCCGACCGCGGGGATCAGCACCGGCGCCAGCGTCAGCCAGCCGAAGGTGGGGTTCACGGCGCACCCCCGACCAGCACGCGGGAGACGTGGGCGAGGCCGTACGCCGTCTGATGCATGACCGGGATCGGCCACACGCCGAGCGCCACGACACCGGCCACTAGCAGCGCGATGACGACCCACTCCACCGAGTGCGCGTCATCGGCGACGACGTCACCGTCGTACGGGAGGGAGCCGGTGCCCGCCCAGACGCCGCGCAGCACCCGCAGCGCGTACGCCGCCGCGAGGACCGACCCCGTGGCCGCGGCCACCGCCAGGATCCGGAAGAGGGTGAGCGGCCGGTCGCCGGGGGACCAGGCCGAGAAGAGCGTGAGGATCTCGCCCCAGAAGCCCGCCAGACCGGGCAGTGCGAGCGACCCGGCGAACCCCACGACGAGCGCGAGCCCGAGGCGCGGGCTGACCTGGCGCAGCGCGTGACGCGCGGTCTGCAGGTCGTCGCCGCCCCAGCGCTTCTTCAGGCCCCCGACGACGACGAAGAGGAGCGCCGAGATGACGCCGTGCGCGATGTTGCCGTAGAGCGCGGCCTGGACCCCGAGCGTGGTGCCGGTCATCAGGGCCAGCACCACGAACCCCATGTGCGCCACCGACGACCACGCGATGAGTCGCTTGAGGCTGCGTTCGACCAGGCAGACGAGCCCGCCGACCAGGATCCCGATCACCGCGAAGACCGCGACGAAGGGCGCGACGGTGTGCAGGCCACCCGGCAGGGGGAAGACCACCAGGCGCACCACGGCGTAGGTGCCCATCTTCAGCAGCACCGCCGCGAGGAGCACCGAACCGCCGGTCGGCGCGGCCGTGTGCGCCGCGGGCAGCCACGAGTGCAGCGGCCAGATGGGGATCTTGATGCCGATGCCGATCATGAGGAGCGCGGCGACCACGGTCTGGGTGCTCCCCGCCAGGTGGGCCGTCTGCAGCCGGGTGAGGTCGGAGGTGCCCGCAGACACCACGAGCACCAGGATCCCGACCAGCATGAGCGTCGAGCCGAGCACGGTGTAGAGCACGAACATCGTTGCGGCTCGGTCGCGCTCACCGGGGCGGGTGGTGTCGCCGAATCGCGCGATGAGCAGCCACATCGGCACCAGCACGAGCTCGAACGCCAGGAAGAACGCGATGGCGTCCTGCACGAGGAACGTCGCGAGTGCGCCTCCGGTGACCATCAGCAACGCGCCGAGATACGTCGCGGAGGGCTCCTTCCACCCGGCGTGCAGCACCACGAGCACGCCGATCGCCGCCGTGAGCACCACCAGCGGCGCGCTGATGCCGTCGATGGCGAGGTGCAGCCGCATCCCGATGGCGGGCACCCACGAGTGGTCGATCGCCGGACGCTTCCAGACGGAGAGGAGGGCCGCGGCCAGCGCGACGACTGCGAGCGCGAGGGCGACGCCGTACGCCGCCGCGGTCGCGATCCGCAGGCGGCTGCGGTCGGCGGCGATCAGTGCGACCCCACCGAGCAACGGTGCGAGTGGGGCGACGAGCAGGGCTGCTACCACAGGGATATCCCGATCAGGCCGACGGCGACGACACCGACGGCGACCGCGACCAGGCCGGCGGTCGGCGTGCCGTTCTGCAGCCGCGCGCCCGCTCCGGCGAGCCCACGCGCCCCCTTGGCGGTGGAGTGCACGCCGGTCTCCAGCCCGCGCTCGCCGTCGGCCACCAGCCGCGCCAGCGCCAGCACCGGACGAGTGAGGGCGACGTAGACCCCGTCCATCCCGAGGCCGCGGTCGGCCCTGCTGCGCAGGGTGATCGGCAGACGCGCAGCCGCGTCGCCGTACGGCGTGCCGAGGGACTGCACCCGGACGAAGACGGCGACGGCGGCCATGAGCAGCAGGGTGGCGGCGATCAGCGCCCACGCCGGATGCGCCCAGTCCAGGTCGATCAAGGGGGTCGTCACCACGAGGCCGCCCACGACGGCGAGGATCGCGAGCACCCGCAGCCCGAGCCGCGAAGCGGCGTCCGGCCGCGGGATCCGCTCCGGTTTCGGCTCGGGTTCGGGTTCGACGGGCACGGGGGCCGCCTGGCCCACCTCCCGGCCGCGCCGGTCGACCTGCGCGCTGGTCACGAACAGCTCCACGATGCCCACCTCCTCGACGGTGACCGAGTCCTGCACGATCTCCAGCGCCTCGTGCCGCTCCACGACGGAGCGGTGGTCGAGGATCAGCCAGGCACGCATGCAGTAGGCGGCTGTCAGGGCGACCGAGAGTGCCAGCGCCACGAACGCGATCCGACTGACGCCGTCGCCGTCGACCGCGCGAGTGGCGGCCTCGTCGACGATCAGGTCCTTGCTGACGAAGCCCGCCATCGGGGGCACACCGGCGAGCGACAGCAGCCCGATCGCGACCAGGGCGCGGGTCGCGGGGTGGGCGCGGGTGGCGCCGGACATCCGCGCGACGACCGTGCCGCCGACCAGGACCGACAGCCAGCCGAAGACCAGGAAGAGCAGGGCCTTGAACATCGCGTGCGAGACCAGGTGGTTCAACGCCAGATCGCCCCGGTGGCCCACCGGCACGACCGCGATCCCGATCAGCATCAGACCGACCTGGGAGACGGTGGACCAGGCGAGCAGCCGCTTGAGGTCGGTCTGGCAGTAGGCGAGGAAGCCGGCCAGCACGGTGGAGACCCCGGCGACCAGGACGAGGACGGTGCGCGCGGTGTCGGAGCGCTCGAGCAAGGGCAGCAGCCGGGCCAGGACGACGGTGCCGGCGGCGACCATGGTGGCCGCGTGGATGAGCGCCGAGGCGGGCGTCGGGCCCTCCATCGCGTCGGGCAGCCAGTCCTGGAACGGCACCTGCGCGGACTTGCCCGCGACGCCGACGATCACCGCGATGAGACCGCCGGTGAGCAGTGCCGAAGGGCGCGCCTGCCAGTGCGTGACGATCCCGGAGATGGCGGTGGTGTGGGCGCCGGTGGCGAGCAGGATCAGGCCGATCGCGAAGGGCGCGTCCGCCAGCCGGGTGACGAGGAACGCCTTGTACGCCGCCCGCCGGGCCTTCTCCCGCTCGCTGTCGTGGCCGATGAGCAGGTAGGAGCACCAGCCCATCAGCTCCCAGCCGACGACGGTGAGCAGCACGTCGTCGGACAGCACCACCAGCTGCATGGCGGCGGTGAAGAGGCTCACGGTGGCGGCGAACCCGGCGTACCGCGCGTCCTCGCGCAGATACCAGCGGGCGACCAGCTGGACGACGAGCGCGACCAGCGCGACGGTGACGGCGAGCAGCACGGCGAACCGGTCGACGCCGAGCCGCATCGGCGCCTGCAGCACCCGCCCCAGCGGCAGTGCGCCGACGGTGCCGCTGGACCCCTCGGCCGTGCCGCGCAGCTGTTGCACCATCAGCGCCGCAGCCGCGACCAGGCCGAGGAGCGAGCCGAGCAGGGCGATGACGAACGCGGGCACGCGGGCCCGGCGCACCAGCACCAGGGAGAGGCCGGCGGCCAGGGCCGGCAGCAGGACGATCAGCTGCGAGGGGTGCACCGGCCAGCCGCTGCTGTCGGTCAGCGTGTCGATCACAGGTCGTCCTCACCTGCCACGGTCACGTCGATGTCACCGCGCGAACGGTAGACGGCCAGGATCACCGCGAGCGCGACGGCGATCTCGGCGGCCGCAATCGTGATCAGGAAGATGGTGAGCACGTGCCCGGCGCGGGCGGTGTCGCGGATGGTGGATCCGAAGGTGACGAAGAGCAGCCCGGCGGCGGCCAGCATCAACTCGACGCCGACCAGCACCAGCACCGCGTTGCGACGGGCCAGCACACCGAAGAGCCCGGTGCCGAAGAGGATCGCGACCAGCAGCAGCGGTGGCCAGAGGTGGATCACGAGTCCTCCCCGGTGCGGCGGGTCGCGCGCGCGGGCACCAGCGACCGGCTCATCGCCAGCGCCCCGACGAGCGCCGCGAGGAGCAGCAGCGACAGCAGCTCGAACGGCCAGACCCACGTGGAGAAGAGCATCCGGGCGAGCCCGTTCGTCGAGCCGCCGTGCACCCGCACGGTGCCGCCGCGGACGCCGGTGATGAGCACGATGCCGAGCAGGACCCCGGCGGATCCGGCGATGACGAGGGCGACCGCGCGCTGCAGCAGCGGGGTGTCGTGGTCGTGGCTGCGGCCGATCGGCGCGCGGGTGAGCATGAGGGCGAAGAGCACCAGCACGACGATCGCGCCGACGTAGACCAGCAGCTGCACCAGCGCGACCAGCTCGGCACCGAGCACCAGGTAGCACCCGGCCAGGGTCGCGAGGCACACGATCAGCCACAGCGCGGCGTGCATCAGGTGCCGGGTCGTGACCGCCGCGAGCCCACTGGCGGCGCAGAGGATTCCGAGGATCGAGAAGAAGATGTCGTACGTCGTCACGGCGCCGGCTGCTCCGTCTCCGGAGGTTCCGTGGATCCACCGACGTGAGACGGCTGGGGTGAGGTGGGCGCGCCCTGATCCAGCGCGGGCGGCGCGGGGACCGTGGCCATCCACTGGCCCAGCCGGTCCTTCTCGTGCAGCAGGTCGCGGATGTCGGTCTCGGCGTACTCGAACTCCGGGCTCCAGAAGAGCGCGTCGAACGGGCAGACCTCGATGCAGATGCCGCAGTACATGCAGAGGCTGAAGTCGATGGCGAAGCGGTCGAGCACGTTCTCCTTGCGCTCGCGCCCGCCCTCGGTGGTCGGGGGCACCGTCTCCTTGTGGGAGTCGATGTAGATGCACCAGTCCGGGCACTCCCGCGCACAGAGCATGCAGGAGGTGCAGTTGGACTCCTCCAGGGCGATCACTCCGCGCGAGCGCGGTGGCAGCCGCGGTGAGACGTCGGGGTACTCCTGGGTGTGCGCGTGCTTGGTCATCGCCCGCGCGGTGGTGCCCATGCCCTTGAGCAGTCCGGGGACGAAGCCCTTCTTGTCCTGATCGGTCATGTCGTCAGCACCACCCCTGCAGCGGTCAGCACGATCTGCAGCAGCGCCAGGGGCACGAGCCCGAGCCAGGCGACCCGCTGCAGCTGGTCTTCACGCAGCCTCGGCCACGACATCCGCATCCACAGGATGATCACGGCGAAGAAGAACCCCTTGAGCAGCACCCAGAACGGACCGATCTGGTGGTCGAAGGGGCCGGTCCAGCCGCCCAGGTAGAGCACGGCGAGCAGCAGCGAGACCACCACGATGCCGGCGTACTCGGCGAGCAGGAAGAGGGCGAACCGCAGGCCGGTGTACTCCGTCCACGGACCCATCACGACCTCGGAGTCCGCGACCGGCATGTCGAACGGCGGACGCTGCAGCTCCGCGGTGCCCGCGACCAGGAAGACGATCGCCCCCGGCAGCTGCCACAGCAGCCACCACGGGGTCCACGCGTGGGCGATCGAGACCAGGGAGAAGGATCCGGCGGCCATCGCGAACGAGGCGCCCGCGAGGATCAGCGGCACCTCGTAGGAGACGAGCTGGGCCGCGGAGCGCAGGCCGCCGATGAGCGCGTACTTGTTGCCGCTGGACCACCCGGCCATCAGCGTGCCCACCGTGCCGATCGCGCCGACCGCGAGCACCCAGAGCAGGCTGCCGGTGATCCCGGCGGCGACCAGGTGCGGCCCGAACGGGATGACCGCGAGCGCGAGCAGGTAGGACACGATGCCGAGCGCGGGCGCGAGACGGAAGACCGGCTTGTCGGCGGCGAGCGGGACGATGTCCTCCTTCTGGGTGAACTTCACCCCGTCCGCGACCAGCTGCGCCCAGCCGTGGAAGCCGCCGGCGTACATCGGGCCGAGGCGTCCCTGCATGTGCGCCATCAGCTTGTGCTCGGTCTGCCCGACGAGCAGCGGCAGCACGAGGAACCCGATCAGCACGCACAGCGACCGCAGCACGACCTCGCCGAACGTGCTCACCGTGGACCCCAGGTGGGGTCGGGGATGCCGGGCGGCTGCATCCGGCGGCGCGGCGCGCGTGCCGGTTTGGCGTCGGTCTTCGCCGGTTCGGCCTGACCGGTCGGGGTGTCAGCTGGGTCCTTGGCGCCCGGCCACGGCTTGCTGACCCGGGCGGTCAGCACGAAGGACTTGCGCAGCGGGGTGCCGACGAACCCGTCCGGCAGCAGCAGCGGCCGCAGACCCAGGCCGGTGCCGTCGTCGAATCCGTCGAAGGGGATGCCGAACATCTCGTGGGTCTCACGCTCGTGCCACGCCGCACCGCGCCACAGACCGGTGCAGCTGGGCACCGCTTCACCGTCGGGCACCGTTGTCGTGACGAGGGTTTCGCGCAGGGCACCGGGCGTCGGGTCGTAGAGGTGCGCGACGATGTCGAAGCCCGGCTCGTCGGCGCGGTCGGTCTCGTCGACCGCCGTCAGGAAGTCGAACATCGCGAAACCGCCGCTGCGCGCGTCACGCAGCGTGTCGGTCCAGTCCGCGAGAGCGCAGCGGACGGTGGGGATCTCGTCGGTCACGAGCCGGCCTCCGGGGGTGCCGGAGGTGCGACCAGCGGGCGACTCACCTCGGCCGCGGTGGCGCGGCGACCGGCGTACGGACCGAGCTTCTCGCGCAGCGACGCGGTGCTGGGGCGCTCGCTCGCGATGCGGTCCTGCAGCGCGAGGATGCCCTGCAGGAGCGCCTCGGGCCGCGGCGGGCAGCCGGGCACGTAGACGTCGACGGGGATCAGCTGATCGACGCCCTTGGTGACGCAGTAGGAGTCCCAGTACGGCCCGCCGGAGTTGGAGCAGGCGCCGAACGAGATCACGTACTTCGGCTCGGGCATCTGGTCGTAGAGCCGGCGGATGGCGGGCGCCATCTTGTCGGTGACCGTGCCCGAGACGACCATCAGGTCGGCCTGCCGCGGACCCGGAGCGAACGGGATGACGCCGAGGCGGATGAAGTCGTGACGGGCCATGGAGGCTGCGATGAACTCGATGGCGCAGCAGGCGAGCCCGAAGTTGAAGACCCACAGGGAGTAGCGGCGGCCCCAGTTCAGCACCAGGCGCATCGGCTTGGGTGCGGCTACCTGCGCGGGGCCGACGCGCGGCAGGGGGAGATCGGTCGTCATGGCGGCTCCCCTCTCAGTTGTCGAGCGTCCAGCGCAGCAGCCCGCGCCGGGCGGCGTGCGCCAGGCCGACCAGGATGACGGCCGCGAAGATGCCCATCTCCAGCAGGCTGGCGCGGTTGATGGCCTTGTCCCGCAGTACGAGCGCCCAGGGGAAGAGGAAGACGGAGTCGACCGCGAAGACCAGGTAGAGGAACGCGAACGTCATGTAGCGCACGTGGGTCTGCGCCCAGCCGCCCGCGACCGGGTCGACGCCCGACTCGTACGTCGATGCCTTGGCCTGGCTGGGCGCGCGCGGCGCGAGCAGGCGCCGGGCCAGCATGGCGGCGACGAAGAGCAGCACGCCGGCCGCCGTCACCCCGGCGAGTACGAGGTACCCGCTCAACCCAGAACTCACGGTCCGCAGCCTAACGAGCGGGGGTCTCCGCGTTCGGCACCGTCCATTTCCCGTGTCGCCGCCCGCTCTCGCGCTCAGGTGTGATGATGCGCGGATGAGCGATCTGGAGTCGATCGAGGACCGGCTCACGGCGTGGTCGCAGGAGTACGCCGACCTGCCGCTCTACAGCTCCATCACCGCGAACGCCGCCCGCGACGACGAGGTGGCGGGGCTGTTGCTGTCGGCTCAGCCCGGCCAGGCGCGCCCCGTGCTCCTCCTGGCGGCCCTGCACGACCTCGTACTCGATCACCCCGGTCTGCCCGTCGCCCAGTGGTATCCGAGCGTGGTCGGGCCGGACGCGGTGGCGACGGGAGACCCGTGGCCAGAAGTGCGCGACGCGGCCATGGCACACGCCGACCGGCTGCGCGAGGTCATCGCGACCCGCTCCACCCAGACCAACGAGGTCAACCGCTGCGTCTACCTGGCCGCGCTGCTGCAGCGCGCCTGCACGGACGTGCCCGATCTGCCGGTCGGGCTGGTGGAGATCGGCGCCAGTGCCGGGTTGCTGCTGGGCATCGACCGCTACCGCACGACGATCGAGACGCCTGGCGACTCGCACGGTGAGCGGGCGGCGTACGGGCCGGCGGACTCCAACGTGCAGTGCCTGGGCGAGGACCGCTCCGCCCGACCTGCCGGCGGGTTGCGACTCCCGGCGATCGCGAGCGCCCGCGGCATCGACCTGCACCCCGTCGACCTGTCCGACGAGTCCGCCGTGCGGTGGCTGGCCGCGTGCCTGTGGCCGGAGGTGCCGGGCCGGTACGAACGGTTCACCGCAGCCGTGGACCTGCTGCGCGCCGATCCGCCGGCCGTCGATCGCGGCGACATGATCGACGACCTGCCGGCCACCCTGGCACGAGCGGGCGGCGACCACCTCGTGCTCTTCAGCTCCTGGGCGCTGACGTACGTCGAGCGGTCCCGCCGTCCGCTGGTGGCGCGCCATCTGGCCGCCGCGGCCCGTGACGGGCGACCGGTCAGCTGGATCACCGCCGAGCCGCCGCGCTGCATGCCCGAGGTCGAGCTGCCGCCGCATCTGCGGGACGCGCAGGGCGGCACGGTGCTGGGGGCCCGCCGCTGGCGCGACGGGGCGGAGTTGGAGCCGGCGTACTGGGGCACCGCCCATCCGCACGGTCACTGGTTCGACTTCGCCTGACTGCGCACCTGAGCCTGACGGCGTTTGCGTTCGTTGACGGCGTTCGAACACCGTCAACGAACGCGAACACCGTCAGCGTGCTTGCCCGACCGGCCTGATCACCCGGGGTGGGTGTGCCGGGTCTGAGCACGGCCGGCGACGTGCTCGAAGATCAGGGTGGTCTCGGTGAGGGCCACGTCCTGGGAGGCGCTGAGGTTGTCGACCACGAAGTTGCTGAGCGCGGAGGGCGATTCGCATGCCACGTGCAGCTGGAAGTCGTTGGCGCCCGCCAGGAAGTACACGTTCAGCACCCCCGGCAGCGCCGCCAGCCGACCGGTGAGCTCCCTGATCCGCGAACGCGATCCGGCGCGCAGCCGGACCGAGACGAACGCCTGGATCGGGCGTCCGATCGCCTCCGGATCGATGTCCGCGTGGTAGCCGCGGATCACCCCGCGCTCACGCAACAGCCGCACCCGGTTGAGGCAGGTGGACGGCGCGATGCCGGCCGCGCGCGCCAGGGCCTTGTTGGCCATCCGGGCGTCCGCCGCGAGCAGTCCGAGCAGCACCTGATCGGTGTCGTCCAGCGGCGCCGCGCTGTGACCCACACCACCGGACCGAACTTCCTTCATCAACACCCGTCCCATGGCAGCAGAATCGACAGAAGTTCATCCCGCCGCGACTCTGGCGAATAATCGACAGAATCCTAGCGTTGCGACCCGTCCAAGTTCGATCCTGGAACGACGAGTTGTCATCGACCCAGGAGGATCACCGTGCGCGTCGGCGTACCCAAGGAAGTCAAGAACCACGAGTACCGGGTGGCCATCACCCCGATCGGCGTGCACGAGCTGGTCACGCAGGGCCACGACGTCTGCATCGAGAAGGGTGCCGGCGTGGGCTCCTCGATCCACGACGAGGAGTACGTCGCGGCCGGTGCGAAGATCATCGACTCCGCCGATGACGTGTGGGCCGACGCCGAGATGATCCTCAAGGTCAAGGAGCCGGTGGAGCAGGAGTACCACCGCATGCGCGAGGGCCAGCTGCTCTTCACCTACCTGCACCTGGCCGCCGACAAGCCGCTCACCGACGAGCTGCTGAGGCGCAAGGTCACCGGCATCGCGTACGAGACGGTGCAGCTGCCCTCCGGCGGCCTGCCGCTGCTCTACCCGATGTCCGAGGTCGCCGGGTGCCTCGCACCGCAGGTCGGCGCGCACTCCCTCATGAAGGCGCAGGGCGGTCGCGGCGTGCTCATGGGCGGCGTCGGCGGCGTCGCCAACGCCAAGGTCGTCGTCATCGGCGCGGGTGTCTCCGGCCAGAACGCCGCGAACATCGCGCTCGGCATGGGCGCCGACGTCACGATGCTCGACACCGACCTGGACAAGCTGCGGATGTCGTTCTGGCGCTACAGCAACCGGGTGCACGGGCTGGCGTCGTCGTCGCTGGCGATCCGCCAGCAGCTGCTGGAGGCCGACATGGTCATCGGTGCGGTGCTCATCCCGGGCGCGCGCGCCCCGAAGCTGGTCACCAACGAGCTGGTCTCGCAGATGAAGCCCGGCTCGGTGCTCGTCGACATCGCGGTCGACCAGGGCGGCTGCTTCGAGGACACCCACCCGACCACGCACGCCGACCCGACGTACATGGTGCACGACTCGGTCTTCTATTGCGTCGCGAACATGCCCGGTGCGGTGCCGAACACCTCGACGTACGCGCTCACCAACGCGACGCTGCCCTACACGGTCGCGCTCGCCCGCAAGGGCTGGCAGCAGGCCTGCCGCGACGACCACTCGCTCGCGCTGGGGCTCAACACGTACGACGGCTCGCTCACCAACGCCCCGGTCGCCGAGGCGCACGGGCTGACCTCGACCTCGGTGGAGGACGCCATCGCCTGACCTGCACCGACTGCAGCGACCGACATGCAGTTCGTGGTCTCGTCGTCGGTCGATCCGCGCAGCCGCGCGGATCGACCGGTGGCGGCGCCGCGGACTGCATGTTCGTCGTTACAGGGCGAAACGTGGCCGACACATTGAGTTGCTTCACTGGCCCGCATGCACCTGACACCCGCCGACACCGAGAAGCTGCTGCTCTCGGTCGCCGGGATGGTCGCCCGCGACCGGCTCGCGCGCGGCGTCCGGCTCAACTACCCCGAGAGCGTCGCCCTGCTCTCGACGTGGGTCATCGAGCGGGCCCGTGAGGGCGCGCTGGTCGCCGACCTGATGGAGTCCGGCCGTGAGGTCCTCACCCGCGATCAGGTGATGGACGGCGTGGCCGAGATGATCCCCGACGTCCAGGTCGAGGCGACGTTCCCCGACGGACGCAAGCTCGTGACGCTGCACCACCCGATCGCATGAGCGGCGGCAACGACGGACCGGGCGCCATCCGGGTCGCGCCCGGCACGCTCACCATCAACGAGCGCGCCGACGGCGACCGGCGCACGCTGGTCATCGTCAACACCGGCGACCGGCCGATCCAGATCGGCTCGCATCTGCACCTGCCTGACGCGAACGTCGCCCTGGACTTCGATCGCGCTGCGGCGCAGGGCTTCCGGCTCGACGTGCCCTCCGGCACCTCGGTGCGTTTCGAGCCGGGGATGTCTCGCGAGGTCGGTGCGGTGCGCCTGGCCGGGCGGCAGAAGGTGCCTGGCATCCAGACGGGGAAGCACGATGGCTGAGCTGGACCGCGCGAAGTACGCCGCGCTCTACGGCGGGACGACCGGCGACCAGGTGCGCCTCGGCGACACCGACCTGTGGATCGAGATCGAGCGCGACCTCACCGCGACGATGCCGGACGGATCGATCTCCTACGGCGACGAGGCCGTCTTCGGCGGCGGCAAGTCGATCCGCGAATCGATGGCGCAGGGCACCCGCACCAGCGCCCAGGGCGCCCTCGACACCGTGATCACCGGTGCGATCGTGCTCGACCACTGGGGTGTCGTACGCGCCGACGTCGGCATCCGCGACGGGCGCATCGTCGGGATCGGCCGCGCCGGCAACCCCGACATCACCGACGGCATCACGCCGGAGCTGGAGATCGGGCCGGGCACCGACGTCATCTCGGGCGAAGGCCGCATCCTCACTGCCGGCGGCATCGACATGCACGTGCACTTCCTGTCGACCAGTCAGGTGCACGAGGCGCTGGCGACAGGTCTGACGACCCTCGGCGGTGGCGGCACCGGGCCCTCGGAGGGCTCGAAGGCCACCACCGTGACGCCCGGCCCCTGGCACCTGCAGTCCGTGCATCGAGGCCTGGACCATCTGCCGGTCAACCTGCTGCTCATGGGCAAGGGCAACACCGTGAGCGCAGAGGGCCTGCGCGAGCAAGCGCTGGCGGGGGCGGCGGCGTACAAGGTGCACGAGGACTGGGGCTCGACGCCGGCGGCGATCGACGCGGCGCTGCGGGCGGCGGACGCGTACGAGATGCAGGTCGCGCTGCACTCCGACAGTCTCAACGAGGCCGGGTACGTCGAGTCGACGCTGCGTGCGATCGGCGGCCGGTCGATCCACGCGTTCCACACCGAGGGCGCGGGCGGCGGTCATGCACCGGACATCCTGTCGATCGCCTCTGAGCCGAACGTCCTTCCCGGATCTACGAATCCGACGCTCCCGCACACCGTCAACACCGTCGCCGAGCACCTGGACATGCTCATCGTCTGCCACCACCTGAACCCCTCGGTGCCGGAGGATCTGGCGTTCGCGGAGTCCCGCATCCGTGCAACCACGATCGCGGCGGAGGACCTGCTGCACGACATGGGCGCGCTCTCGATCACCTCCTCGGACGCGCAGGCGATGGGCCGGATCGGGGAGGTCATCACCCGGACCTGGCAGGTCGCGCACGTGATGAAGGCCCGCCGCGGGTCGCTCGGCGCGTCGCTGCCCGCCGACAACGAGCGCGCCCGCCGCTACGTCGCGAAGTACACGATCAACCCCGCGATCGCGCACGGCATCGAGCACGAGGTCGGGTCGATCGAGGTCGGCAAGCTGGCCGATCTGGTGCTGTGGGAGCCGAAGTTCTTCGGAATCCGCCCGTCGGTGGTCGTCAAGGGCGGCGCGATCGTCTGGGCCTCCCTCGGCGACCCCAACGCCTCGATCCCGACCCCGCAACCGGTGCTGATGCGGCCGGCGCTCGTGGCATCGGCCGGAGCGGACCTCTCGATGTCGTTCGTGTCGCCGCTCGCGCTGGACGGCGGGCTCGCGGACCGGCTCGGGCTGCGGCGCGCACTGGTCGCCGTGCGCGGCACCCGCGACGTCGGCAAGGCGCAGATGGTCAACAACTCCGCCACGCCGCTCATCGACATCGACGCCGAGACTTTCGCGATCGCCATCGACGGCGAGGTCGTGCAGCCGGCGCCCGCGGCGGAACTGCCGTTGGCGCAGCTCTACTCGATGTTCTGAGATGTCCTCCGCCACAGGCTCGCTCGCGACGTTGCTGCTCGGCGACGCGCGGCTGCCCACCGG
Coding sequences within:
- the ureB gene encoding urease subunit beta; translation: MSGGNDGPGAIRVAPGTLTINERADGDRRTLVIVNTGDRPIQIGSHLHLPDANVALDFDRAAAQGFRLDVPSGTSVRFEPGMSREVGAVRLAGRQKVPGIQTGKHDG
- a CDS encoding urease subunit gamma; amino-acid sequence: MHLTPADTEKLLLSVAGMVARDRLARGVRLNYPESVALLSTWVIERAREGALVADLMESGREVLTRDQVMDGVAEMIPDVQVEATFPDGRKLVTLHHPIA
- a CDS encoding Lrp/AsnC family transcriptional regulator, producing MGRVLMKEVRSGGVGHSAAPLDDTDQVLLGLLAADARMANKALARAAGIAPSTCLNRVRLLRERGVIRGYHADIDPEAIGRPIQAFVSVRLRAGSRSRIRELTGRLAALPGVLNVYFLAGANDFQLHVACESPSALSNFVVDNLSASQDVALTETTLIFEHVAGRAQTRHTHPG
- a CDS encoding urease subunit alpha, with product MAELDRAKYAALYGGTTGDQVRLGDTDLWIEIERDLTATMPDGSISYGDEAVFGGGKSIRESMAQGTRTSAQGALDTVITGAIVLDHWGVVRADVGIRDGRIVGIGRAGNPDITDGITPELEIGPGTDVISGEGRILTAGGIDMHVHFLSTSQVHEALATGLTTLGGGGTGPSEGSKATTVTPGPWHLQSVHRGLDHLPVNLLLMGKGNTVSAEGLREQALAGAAAYKVHEDWGSTPAAIDAALRAADAYEMQVALHSDSLNEAGYVESTLRAIGGRSIHAFHTEGAGGGHAPDILSIASEPNVLPGSTNPTLPHTVNTVAEHLDMLIVCHHLNPSVPEDLAFAESRIRATTIAAEDLLHDMGALSITSSDAQAMGRIGEVITRTWQVAHVMKARRGSLGASLPADNERARRYVAKYTINPAIAHGIEHEVGSIEVGKLADLVLWEPKFFGIRPSVVVKGGAIVWASLGDPNASIPTPQPVLMRPALVASAGADLSMSFVSPLALDGGLADRLGLRRALVAVRGTRDVGKAQMVNNSATPLIDIDAETFAIAIDGEVVQPAPAAELPLAQLYSMF
- the ald gene encoding alanine dehydrogenase, producing the protein MRVGVPKEVKNHEYRVAITPIGVHELVTQGHDVCIEKGAGVGSSIHDEEYVAAGAKIIDSADDVWADAEMILKVKEPVEQEYHRMREGQLLFTYLHLAADKPLTDELLRRKVTGIAYETVQLPSGGLPLLYPMSEVAGCLAPQVGAHSLMKAQGGRGVLMGGVGGVANAKVVVIGAGVSGQNAANIALGMGADVTMLDTDLDKLRMSFWRYSNRVHGLASSSLAIRQQLLEADMVIGAVLIPGARAPKLVTNELVSQMKPGSVLVDIAVDQGGCFEDTHPTTHADPTYMVHDSVFYCVANMPGAVPNTSTYALTNATLPYTVALARKGWQQACRDDHSLALGLNTYDGSLTNAPVAEAHGLTSTSVEDAIA
- a CDS encoding DUF2332 domain-containing protein, with protein sequence MSDLESIEDRLTAWSQEYADLPLYSSITANAARDDEVAGLLLSAQPGQARPVLLLAALHDLVLDHPGLPVAQWYPSVVGPDAVATGDPWPEVRDAAMAHADRLREVIATRSTQTNEVNRCVYLAALLQRACTDVPDLPVGLVEIGASAGLLLGIDRYRTTIETPGDSHGERAAYGPADSNVQCLGEDRSARPAGGLRLPAIASARGIDLHPVDLSDESAVRWLAACLWPEVPGRYERFTAAVDLLRADPPAVDRGDMIDDLPATLARAGGDHLVLFSSWALTYVERSRRPLVARHLAAAARDGRPVSWITAEPPRCMPEVELPPHLRDAQGGTVLGARRWRDGAELEPAYWGTAHPHGHWFDFA